A genomic window from Candidatus Sulfotelmatobacter sp. includes:
- a CDS encoding HAMP domain-containing sensor histidine kinase has translation MPNGWTGPDFAALPSGLSESAIGNSRLGHQDIEDEEFLLRAFRSFAAAAGSLEQSYGMLRTEVERLRRELESRNADLEQAQAKLRREQALAEVSAVLAHEIRNPLGSLELFAGLLADADLDSDCRNWVGHVQAGLRTLSATVNNVLHFHSLPEPERGPVDLGQLLIWARDFFLPLARQSRVAISVQNRVSGVLLSADRHRLEQVLLNLVLNALRAMPGGGWVELGGRTIQNGDAVMLVVTDTGPGISAEDVPIIFEAGFSRRSGSPGLGLTVCRKIVEQHGGTIAVGSRPGAGATFTLIFPLVGPLVAGAAEGVAE, from the coding sequence ATGCCGAATGGTTGGACAGGGCCCGATTTCGCGGCCCTGCCTTCCGGCCTGTCTGAATCTGCTATCGGCAATTCCCGTCTCGGCCATCAAGACATCGAGGACGAGGAGTTCCTGTTGCGCGCCTTTCGTTCTTTCGCCGCAGCGGCCGGCTCGCTGGAGCAGTCCTACGGGATGTTGCGGACCGAAGTCGAACGCCTGCGCCGTGAACTGGAGAGCCGCAATGCCGATCTCGAGCAAGCCCAGGCAAAACTGCGCCGGGAGCAGGCGTTGGCCGAAGTCTCCGCCGTCCTGGCCCATGAAATCCGCAACCCCCTGGGCAGCCTGGAACTGTTTGCCGGATTGCTCGCGGACGCCGATCTCGATAGCGATTGCCGGAACTGGGTCGGGCATGTGCAAGCCGGGCTGCGTACACTGTCCGCCACCGTAAATAACGTGTTGCACTTCCACAGCCTCCCCGAACCCGAGCGCGGTCCGGTCGATCTCGGGCAGCTTCTGATCTGGGCTCGCGATTTTTTCCTGCCGTTGGCGCGCCAGTCGCGCGTCGCCATCAGCGTGCAGAACCGGGTTTCGGGGGTCTTGTTGTCGGCAGATCGCCATCGCCTCGAACAGGTATTGCTCAATCTGGTGCTCAATGCTCTGCGCGCCATGCCAGGAGGCGGCTGGGTCGAACTGGGCGGGCGCACGATCCAGAATGGCGACGCGGTGATGCTGGTGGTCACCGACACCGGTCCGGGAATTTCGGCCGAAGACGTGCCCATCATTTTCGAGGCAGGCTTCAGCAGGCGCTCCGGTAGCCCTGGTCTCGGACTCACCGTATGCCGCAAGATCGTCGAGCAGCATGGCGGAACGATCGCTGTCGGCAGCCGTCCCGGTGCGGGCGCGACCTTCACCTTGATCTTCCCGCTGGTAGGGCCGCTGGTGGCTGGGGCCGCGGAAGGAGTCGCCGAATGA
- a CDS encoding sigma-54 dependent transcriptional regulator, whose amino-acid sequence MSALPSMPILTQSGGALIASPDSALRRAVLHRLNGRCRPVHQALGGADALAQLEKGNWQVLFLDRRLPDLDAEELIAIIRQRFPGIQVVMLNSDSACFPEENADQDGNPIAENLTMAGDAHGALRLIQAKEIQTKEPPPRGFLEAAAIQPRQIQPLPQMIGSSEAMQRVYRMVRLVAPRMTTVLIAGPTGTGKELVARALHALSPRSSKPLVIVNCAAIPESLLESELFGYARGAFTGAMQSQLGRIPAAHGGTLFLDEVSELALGMQAKLLRFLEQKEIQRLGSSEVTRVDVRVLAASNVDLAGRAARGEFRQDLFYRLSAFPIELPALAERRGDIVALAEHFLACMSAALDMPTPHLSEDAMHALVAHPWRGNVRELQHVMERASILVENGETITSQHLYFADSHPSAPPQL is encoded by the coding sequence ATGAGCGCCCTGCCCAGCATGCCGATCTTGACCCAGTCCGGCGGAGCGCTGATTGCCAGCCCGGACAGCGCTCTGCGCCGAGCGGTGCTGCACCGACTGAATGGCCGATGCCGGCCGGTGCACCAGGCTCTGGGCGGCGCCGACGCTCTCGCTCAGCTGGAGAAGGGGAATTGGCAGGTGCTCTTTCTCGACCGGCGTCTTCCCGATCTCGACGCCGAGGAGCTGATCGCCATCATCCGGCAGCGGTTCCCGGGAATCCAGGTCGTGATGCTCAACTCCGACAGCGCGTGTTTCCCGGAAGAAAATGCAGACCAGGACGGAAACCCCATCGCAGAGAATCTCACTATGGCGGGTGACGCGCATGGGGCGTTACGCCTGATCCAGGCGAAGGAGATCCAGACGAAGGAGCCCCCGCCGCGGGGGTTCTTGGAGGCTGCCGCGATTCAGCCTCGGCAGATCCAGCCTCTGCCGCAGATGATTGGCAGCAGCGAAGCCATGCAGCGCGTCTACCGCATGGTCCGCCTGGTTGCACCCCGCATGACCACGGTCCTGATTGCCGGCCCCACGGGCACCGGCAAAGAGCTGGTCGCCCGGGCGTTGCACGCGCTCAGCCCGCGCTCGTCCAAGCCGCTGGTAATCGTGAATTGTGCCGCCATCCCGGAATCCCTGCTGGAGTCCGAGCTGTTCGGCTACGCCCGGGGGGCGTTCACGGGCGCAATGCAGTCCCAGCTTGGACGGATTCCCGCCGCTCACGGCGGAACGCTGTTCCTGGACGAAGTCAGCGAGCTCGCCTTGGGGATGCAAGCCAAGCTGCTGCGTTTTCTGGAGCAGAAAGAAATTCAGCGCCTCGGGAGCTCCGAAGTTACGCGCGTCGATGTGCGGGTTTTGGCCGCCAGCAATGTGGACCTGGCCGGGCGAGCCGCGCGCGGCGAATTTCGACAGGATCTTTTCTACCGTCTGTCGGCGTTTCCCATCGAATTGCCGGCGCTGGCCGAGCGTCGCGGCGATATTGTGGCGCTCGCGGAGCACTTTCTGGCGTGCATGTCAGCGGCCCTCGATATGCCCACGCCCCATTTGAGTGAAGATGCCATGCACGCACTGGTCGCGCACCCCTGGCGAGGCAACGTGCGCGAGCTTCAGCATGTCATGGAGCGGGCATCGATTCTGGTGGAGAATGGCGAAACCATTACCTCCCAGCATCTTTATTTCGCGGATTCACATCCGTCAGCGCCGCCCCAACTCTGA
- a CDS encoding response regulator transcription factor produces MRILIAEDDEALARFVRQGLEAEHYAVDVMSDGEQARAAAMEFEYDVVILDLNLPKLDGVSVLRHLRSKKPSMPVLVLTQRTRVEDRVQCLDTGADDYLAKPFSFSELSARLRALVRRSHLPSESVLTAADLKLDRVQRLVERCGRRIELTAKEFSLLEYLMLNLGRRVTRSMIIEHVWNLTFDTTTNVVDVYINYLRRKIDDGHGAKLIHTVRGVGYELSAPSQDMPVEASIFKKSSGLVVSELKNSDLKSPELKSSEVKL; encoded by the coding sequence ATGCGAATACTCATCGCAGAAGATGATGAAGCTCTGGCCCGCTTTGTGCGCCAGGGTCTCGAAGCCGAACACTACGCGGTTGACGTGATGTCGGATGGGGAGCAGGCGCGGGCGGCGGCCATGGAATTCGAGTACGACGTTGTGATTCTTGACTTGAACCTGCCGAAGCTGGACGGGGTCAGCGTGCTCCGCCATTTGCGCTCGAAAAAGCCCAGTATGCCCGTCCTGGTGCTCACCCAGCGAACGCGAGTGGAAGATCGAGTGCAATGCCTCGATACCGGCGCAGATGACTATCTGGCCAAGCCTTTTTCCTTCAGCGAACTTTCTGCCCGGCTGCGCGCTCTGGTCCGGCGCAGTCACCTGCCCTCAGAATCTGTGCTCACCGCGGCCGACCTCAAGTTGGACCGGGTACAGCGCCTGGTGGAGCGTTGCGGGCGCAGGATCGAATTGACCGCGAAAGAATTTTCCCTGCTGGAATACCTGATGCTCAATCTCGGGCGCAGAGTCACCCGTTCCATGATTATTGAACACGTGTGGAATCTTACCTTCGATACCACTACCAACGTGGTCGACGTTTACATCAATTACCTGCGTCGCAAAATTGACGACGGCCACGGGGCGAAGCTGATTCATACGGTGCGGGGCGTAGGCTACGAGTTGAGCGCTCCGTCGCAAGACATGCCCGTCGAGGCTTCCATTTTCAAGAAAAGTTCCGGCCTCGTCGTTTCCGAGCTGAAGAATTCCGACCTAAAAAGTCCCGAGCTAAAAAGCTCCGAGGTCAAGCTGTGA
- a CDS encoding GGDEF domain-containing protein — protein MKTVRLLLMPGGVLLLGVAVLLYFGWLTLALPALSFLYYCALIGGTLLAWRFHSSRIFSALLVLFLAQQAVALLGAGRVWPGTPGWTVLEAVAVLVPLNFFLIALMRESGFTLGAIAPVAIFLFVQSVIVFVLSRASEGLPGPSRAHHLAGAISLPVFAVLGFAAAGIFLLTRFLLTRKPADGALFWALAAFFLSLRFAWTPRASAAYSVAAVCILAASIVENSYLLAYHDELTTLPSRRAFNDAMLRLQTPYSIAVVDIDHFKRFNDTYGHDTGDQVLGLVAASLARVSGGGQAYRCGGEEFNILFPGKTTAEVADHLEQLRGEIEASEFRMRSGDRRQNPRGPDRRNERITGRTRKAQAIRQLAQEKTAAPLRVTVSIGVATSAKEESDPDRVLHAADKALYRAKANGRNRVETASLPRRRSRVKAAGIA, from the coding sequence ATGAAGACGGTGAGGTTGTTGCTGATGCCGGGCGGAGTTCTACTTTTGGGCGTCGCAGTGCTGTTGTATTTCGGTTGGCTTACGCTGGCCCTACCAGCGCTTAGCTTTCTTTACTACTGCGCGCTGATCGGTGGCACGCTACTAGCCTGGAGATTCCATTCCAGTCGTATCTTCTCCGCACTGTTGGTTCTGTTCCTGGCGCAACAGGCGGTTGCGCTTCTCGGCGCCGGGCGAGTCTGGCCCGGTACGCCGGGATGGACCGTCCTCGAGGCGGTCGCCGTACTCGTGCCGCTCAACTTCTTCCTGATTGCGCTGATGCGGGAAAGCGGCTTCACGCTCGGCGCCATTGCGCCTGTCGCAATATTTCTATTCGTGCAATCGGTAATCGTATTCGTGCTATCCCGGGCTTCCGAGGGGTTGCCTGGGCCCTCGCGAGCGCATCACCTGGCCGGCGCAATTTCTTTGCCGGTATTTGCCGTGCTCGGCTTTGCGGCCGCGGGAATCTTTCTGCTGACGCGTTTCTTGCTCACGCGCAAACCCGCCGACGGCGCATTATTTTGGGCGCTGGCGGCTTTTTTTCTGTCGCTGCGCTTTGCCTGGACACCGCGCGCTTCGGCCGCATATTCGGTCGCCGCAGTCTGTATTCTCGCAGCTTCGATCGTCGAGAACTCATACCTGCTGGCTTACCACGACGAACTGACGACGCTGCCGTCGCGCCGCGCTTTTAACGATGCGATGTTGCGATTGCAGACCCCATACTCGATCGCCGTGGTGGATATCGACCACTTCAAGCGCTTCAACGATACCTATGGTCACGATACTGGCGATCAGGTGTTGGGTCTGGTCGCGGCCAGTCTGGCCCGTGTGAGTGGCGGCGGACAAGCCTACCGTTGCGGCGGCGAGGAATTCAATATTCTGTTTCCGGGAAAAACGACCGCCGAAGTCGCCGACCATCTGGAACAACTGCGTGGAGAGATTGAAGCTTCGGAATTCCGCATGCGAAGTGGCGATCGGCGCCAGAACCCTCGAGGACCGGACCGCCGCAATGAACGCATTACCGGCCGGACGAGGAAAGCCCAGGCGATTCGACAACTGGCCCAGGAAAAGACTGCGGCGCCACTTCGTGTGACGGTGAGCATTGGTGTGGCAACGTCCGCCAAGGAAGAATCGGATCCTGATCGGGTGCTACACGCGGCCGACAAGGCGCTCTACCGAGCCAAGGCTAACGGTCGAAATCGCGTGGAAACTGCCTCACTTCCCCGTCGGCGGAGTCGGGTCAAAGCTGCGGGGATTGCATAG
- a CDS encoding cytochrome c yields MRRILMRLALWAGATAILALPLASWAQLTGYDLEPRLGMEAHIGKITGHAKDAKADYRRYCVGCHGELGDGNGENFPWLDPKPRDFQLGVFKCRSTPTGTLPTDEDLFDTIARGLDRSNMPQWSTFTKQQRADLVAWVKHFSPRWANEKPGAPITIPPEPEVTADRIKAGRDVYARVQCWKCHGVEGKANGPSAATLTDDQGRPILPYNFTEGARPKCGDTDRDIYRIFMTGLDGTPMPSFADNIKPEEAWDLVFYLRALMSPNSKEKMMARQLGLKPVDPNAPPPAATQ; encoded by the coding sequence ATGCGGAGAATCTTGATGAGATTGGCGCTATGGGCGGGCGCGACGGCGATTTTGGCGCTCCCGCTGGCTTCCTGGGCACAGCTTACAGGATATGATCTTGAGCCGCGTTTGGGAATGGAAGCCCACATCGGAAAAATCACCGGCCATGCCAAGGATGCCAAGGCGGACTACCGCAGGTATTGTGTTGGCTGCCATGGCGAGTTGGGCGATGGGAATGGCGAGAACTTTCCCTGGCTTGATCCCAAGCCGCGCGACTTTCAACTAGGCGTATTCAAGTGTCGCTCCACCCCGACGGGGACTTTACCCACCGATGAAGATTTGTTCGACACCATTGCGCGCGGCTTGGACCGCTCCAACATGCCGCAATGGAGCACGTTCACGAAGCAGCAGCGTGCGGACCTGGTGGCCTGGGTGAAGCATTTCTCCCCGCGCTGGGCGAACGAGAAGCCGGGAGCGCCAATCACGATTCCTCCGGAGCCAGAGGTCACCGCGGACCGCATTAAGGCCGGTCGCGACGTGTATGCCCGGGTTCAGTGCTGGAAGTGTCACGGCGTCGAAGGTAAAGCCAACGGTCCTTCGGCTGCGACTCTTACCGACGATCAAGGTCGCCCCATCCTGCCCTACAACTTTACCGAAGGGGCGCGTCCGAAATGCGGCGATACCGATCGCGATATTTACCGAATTTTCATGACCGGGCTGGACGGGACCCCGATGCCGTCATTTGCCGACAATATCAAGCCCGAAGAAGCTTGGGACCTGGTGTTCTACCTTCGTGCGCTGATGTCGCCCAATAGCAAGGAAAAAATGATGGCCAGGCAGCTCGGCCTTAAGCCGGTAGATCCTAACGCTCCGCCTCCGGCGGCAACACAATAA
- a CDS encoding carboxypeptidase regulatory-like domain-containing protein — translation MKAISHRFPVAILSALVLVACAVLILGRNVKAAGEGKITGTVKLNGTAPHMRGIDMSKDPYCVKANPTPAHLETVVAGSGGGLENVVLYISAGLPASAESETPTTVPVFDQKNCMYTPHVLALDVNQKFKVVTSDQTTHNIHPLPNPMTGNIPWNQSQPPGAQPVEKSWKAPEVIPVQCNIHPWMHGWFVVVKGPYATTDASGSYTINNVPPGSYTVTAWQEDLGTQTAKVTVAGGQSASADFTFKAK, via the coding sequence ATGAAAGCGATATCCCATCGGTTCCCGGTGGCAATACTATCCGCCCTAGTTTTAGTCGCGTGTGCGGTGCTGATTCTCGGCCGCAACGTCAAGGCTGCCGGTGAAGGCAAAATTACAGGCACCGTGAAGCTCAACGGCACCGCCCCTCACATGAGGGGTATCGACATGTCCAAGGATCCCTACTGTGTCAAGGCAAATCCTACCCCGGCCCACCTTGAAACCGTGGTGGCTGGCTCGGGCGGTGGGCTGGAGAACGTGGTTCTCTACATCTCCGCGGGACTGCCTGCCAGCGCGGAATCGGAAACGCCCACCACTGTCCCCGTTTTCGATCAGAAGAATTGCATGTACACGCCGCACGTGCTGGCGCTGGATGTAAACCAGAAATTCAAGGTCGTAACCAGCGATCAGACGACCCACAATATTCACCCGCTCCCTAATCCAATGACGGGCAACATCCCCTGGAACCAGTCGCAGCCTCCGGGCGCTCAGCCGGTCGAAAAGAGCTGGAAGGCTCCGGAAGTGATTCCAGTGCAATGCAATATTCATCCCTGGATGCACGGCTGGTTTGTGGTGGTGAAAGGCCCATACGCAACCACCGATGCCAGCGGGTCTTACACCATCAACAATGTTCCCCCCGGAAGCTACACTGTGACCGCGTGGCAGGAAGATCTGGGAACTCAGACCGCGAAGGTGACCGTGGCTGGCGGGCAATCCGCCTCCGCCGATTTCACTTTCAAGGCGAAGTAA
- a CDS encoding cbb3-type cytochrome c oxidase subunit I gives MHDVAGHAAHAAHEPTSFIAKHVFSLDHKVIGKQYYGMALIAAYVGMFLSWLMRIHLGWTNAAIPGLETLSKTGAPGGVMTPEYYLQIMTMHATIMVFFVLTTAPFAAFGNYFLPIQVGAEDMPFPHFNMMSFWVTFAGFLVLMSSFFVGDGPTLGGWTQYAPLSAVGAVAGPGQGTGVVLWATAIGLFCIGQLLGSLNFITTTLDMRTKGMSMWRLPYTVWAWFITSIMGLTAFAVLMPACILLVLDHLAGTSFFVPSNLVFNGQLQPHSGGSTLLWQHLFWFFGHPEVYIAIVPGMGIVSHILTTSMRKPLLSHRVMVYSLGALAVLSYMVYGHHMFVSGMNPVSSVVFSFPTLVITIPSTIIVLILLGSLYGAKLRINSASLFALGFISMFITGGISGFFLAQPSIDIMLHATYFVVGHFHLVMGVAAMFGIFAGTYFWFPKMYGRMMNETLGKAHFILSFIGAYCIFMPFHYLGLAGNVRRYQAFTDDYLQPLIPLHRFITVAAILTGLAQLIFLYNLIYSRFWGKPAPANPWEATTLEWSTPSSPPPFNNFGGTFPEVHHDPHQYSVEGASADYIMQTSPEKVNGPDEA, from the coding sequence ATGCACGATGTGGCCGGGCACGCAGCTCATGCAGCTCACGAGCCCACTAGCTTTATCGCGAAGCACGTTTTCAGCCTGGACCACAAGGTCATCGGGAAACAGTATTACGGGATGGCTCTGATTGCCGCCTACGTGGGTATGTTTCTTTCCTGGCTGATGCGCATTCACCTGGGATGGACCAACGCCGCGATTCCGGGACTGGAGACGCTGTCCAAAACGGGCGCTCCCGGCGGAGTCATGACTCCGGAGTATTACCTGCAAATTATGACCATGCACGCCACCATCATGGTCTTCTTCGTATTGACTACGGCACCCTTTGCGGCCTTTGGAAATTACTTCTTGCCGATCCAGGTGGGCGCCGAAGACATGCCCTTCCCCCATTTCAACATGATGTCGTTCTGGGTCACCTTCGCCGGCTTCCTGGTCTTGATGTCCTCGTTTTTTGTCGGCGATGGGCCCACATTAGGCGGCTGGACGCAGTATGCGCCGTTGAGCGCCGTCGGCGCAGTCGCCGGCCCAGGCCAGGGAACCGGTGTCGTCCTATGGGCGACTGCGATTGGACTTTTCTGTATTGGCCAGTTGCTCGGTTCTCTGAACTTCATCACCACTACTCTGGACATGCGTACCAAGGGCATGAGCATGTGGCGGCTTCCGTATACCGTCTGGGCATGGTTCATCACTTCCATCATGGGTCTGACCGCGTTCGCGGTCCTGATGCCGGCCTGCATTCTGCTCGTCCTCGATCATCTAGCCGGCACCAGCTTTTTTGTGCCCAGCAATCTGGTATTCAACGGTCAGCTCCAACCGCACTCGGGCGGCTCGACGTTGCTCTGGCAGCATCTGTTCTGGTTCTTCGGCCATCCTGAGGTGTACATCGCCATCGTACCCGGAATGGGCATCGTCTCCCACATACTTACGACTTCGATGCGCAAGCCTCTGTTGAGTCATCGCGTAATGGTTTATTCCTTGGGAGCGCTCGCTGTTCTCAGTTACATGGTGTACGGGCACCACATGTTCGTCAGTGGCATGAATCCGGTTTCTTCCGTAGTATTTTCCTTCCCAACGCTGGTCATCACCATTCCCTCCACGATCATTGTGTTGATCCTGCTGGGCAGCCTTTATGGAGCGAAGCTGCGGATCAATTCGGCGTCGCTGTTTGCTCTGGGCTTCATCTCGATGTTCATTACCGGAGGGATCAGCGGATTCTTCCTGGCCCAGCCCTCCATCGATATCATGCTGCACGCAACGTACTTCGTGGTCGGCCATTTCCATCTGGTCATGGGAGTGGCAGCGATGTTCGGAATCTTCGCCGGAACCTATTTCTGGTTCCCCAAGATGTACGGCCGCATGATGAATGAGACGCTGGGCAAGGCGCATTTCATCTTGAGTTTCATTGGCGCCTATTGCATCTTCATGCCGTTTCACTATCTTGGGCTTGCGGGCAATGTCCGCCGCTACCAGGCGTTTACCGACGACTATTTGCAGCCGCTGATTCCACTTCACCGCTTCATTACGGTCGCGGCGATCCTCACCGGCCTGGCTCAATTGATCTTCCTGTACAACTTGATCTACAGCCGTTTCTGGGGGAAGCCAGCGCCGGCGAATCCGTGGGAAGCTACCACCTTGGAGTGGAGCACTCCGTCGTCGCCGCCGCCGTTCAATAATTTTGGTGGGACGTTTCCCGAGGTCCATCACGATCCGCATCAGTACAGCGTGGAAGGCGCGTCCGCCGACTACATCATGCAAACTTCACCCGAGAAAGTGAACGGGCCCGACGAGGCATAG
- a CDS encoding cytochrome c oxidase subunit 3: protein MSYANLSIHGHDANGVPPVFAIPAKKMAMWLFIIADSATFAACLVAYGYLRISDSHWPRPFHSITNVALMTFILVTSSLTMLFGIDAAKAGDKARAFRWTMITAVLGLAFAVLHIREWMGLIGEGMRLFQNPWGSALFGASFFSITGLHLLHVTSGVIALLVVGLRYQGGRYNADDIEITGLYWHFVDLVWMFVVPLVYLLNLSH, encoded by the coding sequence TTGAGCTACGCCAATCTATCAATTCACGGACACGACGCGAATGGAGTGCCGCCGGTTTTTGCCATCCCTGCCAAGAAAATGGCGATGTGGCTGTTCATCATCGCCGACTCGGCGACGTTTGCTGCCTGCCTGGTGGCCTACGGCTATTTGCGTATCTCCGATTCCCATTGGCCTCGGCCGTTTCACAGCATTACGAATGTAGCCTTAATGACATTCATCCTCGTCACCAGCAGCCTGACCATGCTGTTTGGCATCGATGCGGCCAAGGCGGGGGACAAGGCCAGGGCTTTCCGATGGACCATGATTACAGCCGTGCTCGGGCTTGCTTTCGCTGTCTTGCACATTCGCGAATGGATGGGGCTGATCGGCGAGGGCATGCGCTTATTCCAGAATCCCTGGGGCTCGGCCCTGTTCGGAGCGTCTTTTTTCAGCATCACCGGGTTGCATCTTTTGCACGTTACATCGGGCGTCATCGCACTGCTCGTCGTAGGCCTTCGCTATCAGGGCGGCCGCTACAACGCCGACGACATCGAAATCACCGGCCTTTACTGGCACTTTGTAGACCTGGTCTGGATGTTTGTGGTCCCGTTGGTCTATCTTTTGAATCTCTCCCACTGA
- a CDS encoding cytochrome C oxidase subunit IV family protein encodes MAAAEVQHSNSTKYLIVYVCILAIAGLQFVIAYSNLDGTQMFTRMILLACVEAVLAVLFFMHLWVDSRGLLWFVAVITLFVLFAMQYGWTDSYRLLNGVPWAK; translated from the coding sequence ATGGCAGCTGCCGAAGTGCAACACAGCAATAGCACGAAATATTTGATCGTCTATGTGTGCATCCTGGCCATTGCGGGATTGCAGTTTGTTATCGCTTACTCCAATCTCGACGGTACGCAAATGTTCACGCGAATGATCTTGCTGGCCTGCGTCGAGGCGGTTCTGGCAGTGTTATTCTTTATGCATCTGTGGGTGGATAGCCGCGGGCTCCTCTGGTTCGTCGCGGTGATCACCCTATTCGTGCTCTTCGCCATGCAATACGGATGGACGGATAGCTATCGCTTACTCAACGGAGTGCCTTGGGCAAAGTAG
- the cyoE gene encoding heme o synthase translates to MAATQVMSNPVSPQTLKSKLRDYYTLTKPEVNLLILMTTSAGYYLGSPGPFQVMGLLNTLVGTLLVASGTATLNQWVERVWDGQMLRTASRPLPAGRLSPREAFWFGMLLSFAGGLYLALAVNMLSALLAASTLLSYLLIYTPLKRKTPVCTLLGAFPGAMPTLIGWAGASAAINRNAWFLFAILFLWQFPHFLAIALMYREDYARAGYRMLPSFDLDSRFTRAEIFGFTVILVLTTMLPLSGRGGLIYFSAVSLAGAYMLYHVTKLMRFPTKVLARGVVHASVLYLPVVLAMMMFSKA, encoded by the coding sequence ATGGCGGCTACACAAGTGATGTCCAACCCGGTTTCCCCGCAGACGCTAAAGTCCAAGCTTCGGGACTATTACACTCTGACCAAGCCGGAAGTGAACCTCCTGATTCTGATGACGACCTCAGCCGGCTACTATCTGGGCTCTCCCGGTCCTTTCCAAGTGATGGGCCTGCTGAACACGCTCGTCGGTACTTTGCTGGTCGCCAGCGGAACGGCCACATTGAATCAATGGGTGGAGCGGGTATGGGACGGACAAATGCTCCGCACGGCCTCGCGCCCGTTGCCCGCAGGCCGGCTCAGCCCACGGGAAGCGTTCTGGTTCGGTATGCTGCTTAGCTTCGCAGGCGGGCTTTATCTTGCGCTCGCTGTGAACATGTTGTCCGCCCTGCTGGCAGCATCTACGTTGCTGTCCTATCTCTTGATCTACACCCCCCTAAAGCGAAAAACGCCGGTGTGCACACTGTTGGGAGCGTTCCCAGGCGCCATGCCTACATTGATTGGCTGGGCTGGAGCCTCGGCAGCCATCAATCGGAATGCCTGGTTCCTGTTTGCCATTCTCTTTCTCTGGCAGTTCCCGCATTTCCTGGCGATAGCTTTGATGTATCGCGAGGACTACGCCCGGGCTGGTTACAGGATGCTGCCGAGCTTCGATCTCGATTCGCGCTTCACGCGCGCAGAAATTTTCGGCTTCACCGTAATTCTGGTGCTCACTACCATGCTGCCACTGTCTGGCCGCGGGGGCTTGATTTATTTCTCCGCAGTCTCTTTGGCGGGCGCGTACATGCTCTATCACGTGACCAAGCTTATGAGATTTCCAACCAAGGTTCTGGCCCGCGGAGTCGTTCACGCCTCAGTTCTCTATCTTCCGGTCGTGCTGGCCATGATGATGTTCTCTAAGGCCTGA